The following is a genomic window from Desulfosoma caldarium.
GAGCCGGAAAAGGCAGCGTGCGTGGGCTCAACCAGCTCGATCAGAGACCGGAAAGAGTGGGCGTAGCCGTTGTGTGGGGTCGCGGTGAGAAGAATGAGGCCGCGCGCTGCCTCCCTAAGGGCAAGCCCAAGGCGCGTGCGCTGCGTGCGGTAGGGGTTCTCGGGTGTGCCCGACTCGGCAAGCGCGTGGGCCTCATCGACGATGACCAAATCCCAGCGCTTGCGCAACGCACGGCCGCGCACTGTCTCCTTCTTGAGATAATCCAATGAGGTAATGACGCGGGGAAGAACGTCCCAAGGGTTGGTGCCGGCGGGCAAATCCGTCTGAACACGCGCCAGGCCCGAGGCATTGTCAATGAGGGTGAACTCCAAGCCGAATTTGTCGCGCAGTTCCTGCCGCCACTGGTCCATGAGTCCCGGCGGGGTCACGATCAGGATGCGTGAGCCGCGCCGCCGGGCCATCAGTTCCAGAATGGCCAGGCCCGCTTCGATGGTCTTGCCGAGCCCGACGTCGTCGGCAATGAGGAGCGACGGCCGCGGCTTGGCCAGAAGCCGCAACGCGGGGGCAAGCTGGTAGGCCTCGATGGCAACCCGGCCGAAACGTGCGCCGGTCAACAGCCCCGTCTCGCGGACGAGGGTGGCCGCGAGGATCAAGTGCGCGCGGGACCAGGAGGCGAAGGAATCCAGACCGCGCAGGTCGAACTGGATAGCCTCGCCGGGAAGCGGCGTGATCTCCTCGGGTGGAACCACCACGGAGAGCTCGGCCGGATGGTCTCCGTCGAGCGCCTCCACCTCGACGATGCGGTGTCGCTCTCCTGCGCCCGTGACCTTGCGCACCCGCCAGGGCCGGTCACGGAGTAAAATGCGGTCTCCCTCGCTCAGCCCCGCGACCGGCATTTCGTGAGTCCTCCGCCGCTGTGACCAACGCAGCGGCCTCTCCACCACGCGGATACGGCGTAGCGTGCCATGGCTCCCTCCGCGCACTCCCTGAATCGCTTTTTAGTCACCAAGTCCGCCCGATGCTGAGAATCTCTTCCAACTCATATATTGGAATCCACCTGGATCGTAAAGACTGCAGCCGAGCCCCAGCTTGACCAGAGGGTCAATGCCGCCGTGGGCATCCGCCTCACCGCGGGCCGGCGAACCGAACACGCGCACGCTGCGGATGCCATACGTGCCCGCAAGGGGCAAAAACTGTTCGCGGTTTTTTGAGCAAATATTCACGAGCCATTGTGCAGCTCCTCGAACCTTCTGGCAATACGTACATAAGTTTTCTGCTATTTTTTTTCCGTCTTTTTTCCTTTTCTGCGTTTTTATGGCGCTTCCGTTCCTTCGCTCAGAATCTTGAGGTAATCTTGGTAGGCAAATGCGCGGTTGCGCCGGCGGCCGGTGATTTCTTGCACGATGCCGAGCCTTTGTAACGTCGCTATGGCCTTTGCCGCTGCAGGAAAAGAAAGGCCGGCTCGCCGACAGACCTCGTTTACCGTGACCAGCGGGCGCTGGCACAGCACGCGAAAGACTTGCAAGGCGGTGGACGCGCGTCGGCACGCGCGCTGAATCTTCTGTTCGTCTTGCCGAAAAAGCGCCAGGAGCCGCAGCACGCTTTCAACCGCACCGGTGGCCGTACTTTCTACCCCTTCCAGGAAAAAGTCGAGCCAGGCTTCCCAATCCCCTTCAGCGCGCACCAGGTTCAGCAGACGGTAGTATTCCGCTCGGTGCTGCTTGAAGTAGAGGCTGAGGTAGAGCAGGGGTTGGGAGAGCACGCGGTCGTGATGGAGCACAAAGGCGATCAGCAGACGACCTATGCGTCCATTGCCATCGAGGAAAGGGTGGATCGTCTCGAATTGCACATGGGCCAGGGCTGCTTTGACCAGCACCGGATAAGGATTGTTCTCATTGTGCAGAAACCGCTCCAAAGCGGCCATACAATCTTCCACCTGGTCGGGAGGCGGAGGGACAAAGTGGGCGTTGCCGGGGCGGGTGCCGCCAATCCAGTTTTGCGAACGGCGAAACTCACCGGGCGATTTGTCGCTGCCTCGGCCGAGCGAAAGTAGGATGCCGTGCATTTCGCGTATCAGGCGATTGCTCAGCGGAAACCCCTCTTGCAGTCGCTGCAGCCCATGCTGAAGGGCTGCCACATAGTTGGAAACCTCGACCACATCATCAATAGGAACCCCGGGCGCTTCGTCGATCTCAAAAAGAAGCAACTGGGCGAGTGACGACTGGGTTCCCTCGATCTGGGAAGAAAGCACCGCCTCGCGGCGTACGTAGGAGTAGAGAAAAAGGTCGGGTTCGGGCAGCAGTAAGCTCACGCTATCCAACCGTCCAAGCGCGAGGGTTGCGCGTTCCAGCAGTTGCTGGCGCTTTGCCGTCATATCGAGGGGCGGTTTGGGCGGCAGCGGGTGTGGGACAAAAGCCTTAACCGCCTCGCCGGCAACGGTGGTGATCTCAAATCGGCCCGTGGGTCCCCGACGCATGGGGGCGCTCCTTGTTATTCTCACTTTGTTAAATAGCCCAGCTAGTTGTTAAGCGAAAGGGTGAATTGGTTTAATAACACGTGGAAACCAGCCCTCATAGCCCTGCTTGTCAAGGTTTTTGGTCATCGCCGCATCCGGCCGGGCGGCTTCCGCCCGCTGCTTGCGCCACAAGGCCGAGAGGCACGCCATCTTCTCCGCGAAAGGAACGCCGCCCGCGTGCCGAGTCCGTCCCTCGACGATGGCCCTTTTCAAACAATTTCGCCCCGCCGTCTTCTTTAACCCCTTTTGTCGTGCTGTCGCCTCCTGGCGGCTGGCACATTCTTCGTAGTGAGCGAGATAGCATGGCTTGTTCTTCTTCGTCCATTCAGCTCCTTGTCCAGACACACGCTCTTTCCACCGCCGAGTAGGGGCAACCCTCATGGTCGCCCATCATCCGGGCGGGCACAAGGGCCGCGTCCCACAGAACGCCAGGCGGGGTAGGTGTAGGCGACCCTCGTGGTCGCCAGATATCCGGGCTCCATCGCCCCCGGACGGTGCCTCGTCAGCTCCTTCTGGTCGACCGCTTTCACCGATTATGGATTGACCTTGAGGGCCTGCGTGCCAAAGGCAATAAACGTAGCGATCCATGGCTGGATCTCGCTCGGTTTGACACTGTGCTCGCGTGCCACATCCACGATGATTTTGGGGCCTTTTAGAATATTCGGCACGATCGTCCTCTGACGACGGGCCGTCCATCTCTCCATTGGAACTGACTTCACCACTTTCTCTTCCATCACACACCCCCTTTTCCTGACCAAATTGACTGCTTATTGCTGGTCCATTACAGTGCGGGGTCACTATAGGGAGGTGTTACTGCATAATTATAGGCGGGTTGTTATACCTTGATGTAGCGACCGAAAGGTGGTATGAAGAAAGCATATAAACCTTGTTATCTGTTCAGGAAAGGAGGTTAGCGATGGATGGTGCCAAATATTCAAGGAACATTGAGCTAGTTTGTCCAACTTGCGGTGGAAGTCAGTTCGAGCTGGGCAATGATATTGAGACTGACAAAGAAAATGTTCGGTGTGCCGGCTGCCATAAAGTGTTCATGAAGAAAGAGCTGATAGATGAGAATGCTGAAAACATCGATAAGCGTGTCGAAGAGGTAAAGAAAGAGGTGATTCACGACTTCGCAAGGGAAATAAAAAAAGAACTAAAAAAGTCATTTAAAGCGTACCATAATGTTAGAATAAAATAAGATAAATATGCGTGTTTCAATTAGTGATGTCGTTTCCTTACTCGCGCTTGCTCTTTCATCGTATGCAACCTGGCGGTCTCATAGATTCAAGGCTAAGGAGGAAGAGTTAATTGATCTCCAGCTGAAAGTAAGCTCTTTAGTGCTGGAGAAAGAGCAGCGTGAAGCTAA
Proteins encoded in this region:
- a CDS encoding Fic family protein; amino-acid sequence: MRRGPTGRFEITTVAGEAVKAFVPHPLPPKPPLDMTAKRQQLLERATLALGRLDSVSLLLPEPDLFLYSYVRREAVLSSQIEGTQSSLAQLLLFEIDEAPGVPIDDVVEVSNYVAALQHGLQRLQEGFPLSNRLIREMHGILLSLGRGSDKSPGEFRRSQNWIGGTRPGNAHFVPPPPDQVEDCMAALERFLHNENNPYPVLVKAALAHVQFETIHPFLDGNGRIGRLLIAFVLHHDRVLSQPLLYLSLYFKQHRAEYYRLLNLVRAEGDWEAWLDFFLEGVESTATGAVESVLRLLALFRQDEQKIQRACRRASTALQVFRVLCQRPLVTVNEVCRRAGLSFPAAAKAIATLQRLGIVQEITGRRRNRAFAYQDYLKILSEGTEAP
- a CDS encoding ECs_2282 family putative zinc-binding protein — its product is MDGAKYSRNIELVCPTCGGSQFELGNDIETDKENVRCAGCHKVFMKKELIDENAENIDKRVEEVKKEVIHDFAREIKKELKKSFKAYHNVRIK